A stretch of the Enoplosus armatus isolate fEnoArm2 chromosome 13, fEnoArm2.hap1, whole genome shotgun sequence genome encodes the following:
- the mrps17 gene encoding small ribosomal subunit protein uS17m: MSVKHASVHAKWIIGRVIGTKMFKTAKVRVTRLVLDPYLLKYYNKRKTYFAHDALQQCTVGDIVLLKALPEARSKHVKHELSEIVYKVGRVVDPLTGKRVAGTEFVEPLTDLPLSLEEDTTLSEKLQELNISAASSGADSPPTQTPTS, encoded by the exons ATGTCGGTCAAGCATGCATCAGTCCATGCGAAATGGATCATCGGCAGAGTAATAGGGACCAAGATGTTCAAAACTGCCAAAGTGAGAGTCACAAGGCTGGTGCTGGACCCTTACCTGCTCAAG TACTACAACAAGAGGAAGACCTACTTTGCCCATGATGCTTTGCAACAGTGCACTGTGGGAGATATTGTCCTTCTCAAGGCTCTGCCCGAGGCCAGGTCCAAACATGTGAAGCATGAACTGTCTGAGATAGTGTATAAAGTCGGTCGGGTGGTCGACCCACTGACAGGAAAGAGGGTAGCAGGAACTGAGTTTGTGGAGCCTCTGACTGACCTTCCACTTAGCCTGGAAGAGGACACAACGTTATCGGAAAAACTGCAGGAGCTCAACATCTCTGCCGCCTCCAGTGGAGCCGATTCCCCACCAACACAAACTCCCACTTCATGA
- the LOC139294992 gene encoding protein NipSnap homolog 2-like, whose amino-acid sequence MATRVLQRVGKGLKQTQNGLQANGHVTVVVRSLSGFREDNWFKSLFVRKVDPRKDAHSHLLAKKEDNNLYKIQFHNVKPECLDAYNELCENVLPSIHANPEYPCELVGTWNTWYGEQDQAVHLWRYRGGYPALTEVMNKLRQNKEFTDYRKERGKMLLSRRNQLLLEFSFWNEPVPRPGPNIYELRSYQLRPGTMIEWGNYWARAIEIRQQNQEAVGGFFSQIGSLYTVHHLWAYKDLQSRENTRNAAWQRDGWDEVVYYTVPLIQHMESRIMIPMKTSPMK is encoded by the exons ATGGCGACACGAGTCCTTCAAAGAGTGGGCAAAGGCCTCAAACAGACGCAAAATGGGCTTCAGGCAAACGGACATGTCACGGTTGTCGTAAG GAGCCTCTCAGGTTTCCGTGAGGACAACTGGTTCAAGTCTCTGTTTGTTAGAAAGGTCGACCCCCGAAAAGACGCTCACTCTCATCTGCTCGCCAAGAAGGAAGACAACAATCTGTACAAAATACagt ttcACAATGTCAAGCCTGAGTGCCTTGATGCTTACAATGAACTTTG TGAGAACGTCTTGCCTTCCATTCACGCTAACCCTGAATACCCCTGTGAGCTCGTGGGCACCTGGAACACATGGTACGGAGAGCAGGATCAAGCAG TTCACCTGTGGAGATATCGGGGAGGATACCCGGCTCTCACGGAAGTCATGAACAAACTCAGGCAAAATAAG GAGTTTACGGACTacaggaaagagagggggaagatgCTGCTGTCTCGTCGGaaccagctgctgctggagttcAGTTTCTGGAACGAACCTGTCCCTCGTCCAGGACCCAACATCTATGAGCTCCGATCGTACCAACTCAGG CCAGGGACGATGATCGAGTGGGGAAATTATTG GGCTCGAGCTATTGAGATTCGCCAGCAGAACCAGGAGGCGGTGGGAGGCTTTTTCTCACAGATTGGAAGTCTGTACACGGTCCACCACTTATGGG cttaCAAAGACCTTCAGTCCAGAGAAAACACCAGAAATGCAGCCTGGCAGCGTGATGGCTGGGATGAGGTTGTCTATTACACAG TCCCTCTTATTCAGCACATGGAATCTAGAATAATGATTCCCATGAAGACTTCGCCCATGAAGTAA
- the cct6a gene encoding T-complex protein 1 subunit zeta isoform X1: MAAVKALNPKAEVARAQAALAVNISAARGLQDVLKSNLGPKGTMKMLVSGAGDIKLTKDGNVLLHEMQIQHPTASLIAKVATAQDDITGDGTTSNVLIIGELLKQADLYVSEGLHPRIIAEGFEAAKEKALAALEEVKVTREMDRETLINVARTSLRTKVHTELADLLTEAVVDAVLAITKPNEPIDLYMVEIMEMKHKTDCDTQLIRGLVLDHGARHPDMKKRVEDAYVLTCNVSLEYEKTEVNSGFFYKSAEEREKLVAAERKFIEDRVQKIIALKNKVCPNGEKGFVVINQKGIDPFSLDALAKEGIVALRRAKRRNMERLSLACGGIAMNSVDDLTPECLGSAGLVYEHTLGEEKYTFIEKCGNPRSVTLLVKGPNKHTLTQIKDAVRDGLRAVKNAIEDGSVVSGAGAFEVAVADALVKHKPNVKGRAQLGVQAFADALLVIPKVLAQNSGYDPQETLLKLQTEYKESGQLVGVDLSTGEPMVAGEAGVWDNYSVKKQLLHSCTVIASNILLVDEIMRAGMSSLKG, translated from the exons ATGGCTGCCGTGAAAGCCCTGAACCCAAAAGCAGAGGTGGCCAGGGCTCAGGCCGCCCTGGCGGTTAACATCAGTGCCGCCCGGGGGCTTCAGGATGTGCTGAAAAGTAACCTGGGACCGAAGGGGACCATGAAAAT GCTGGTGTCTGGTGCAGGAGACATAAAGCTGACCAAAGATGGAAACGTCTTGTTACACGAGATG CAAATTCAGCACCCGACAGCGTCACTCATTGCGAAGGTTGCCACGGCACAGGATGACATCACGGGAGACGGAACCACCTCCAACGTCCTCATCATCGGTGAACTGCTGAAGCAGGCTGACCTCTACGTGTCGGAG GGTCTTCATCCAAGAATCATTGCAGAGGGCTTTGAGGCGGCAAAAGAGAAAGCCTTGGCTGctctggaggaggtgaaggtgaCGAGGGAAATGGACAGAGAGACCCTCATCAACGTAGCACGCACCTCCCTCAGGACCAAGGTCCACACAGAGCTGGCAGACCTGCTCACTGAG gctgtAGTAGATGCTGTGCTGGCCATCACTAAACCCAATGAGCCTATCGACCTGTACATGGTGGAAATCATGGAGATGAAGCACAAGACCGACTGCGACACACA actGATCAGAGGTTTGGTGTTGGACCATGGTGCCCGACACCCAGACATGAAGAAGAGGGTGGAGGACGCCTACGTGCTGACCTGCAACGTCTCTTTGGAGTATGAAAAGACTGAGGTCAACTCTGGCTTCTTCTACAagagtgcagaggagagggagaagcttgtggctgcagagaggaagtTCATTGAGGATCGCGTGCAGAAGATCATCGCCCTGAAGAACAAAGTCTGTCCCAACGGGGAGAAGGGTTTCGTCGTCATTAACCAGAAG GGTATTGACCCGTTCTCCCTGGATGCTCTTGCTAAGGAAGGCATTGTAGCCCTGCGCAGGGCAAAGAGGAGGAATATGGAGAG GCTCTCCCTCGCTTGCGGTGGCATTGCCATGAATTCAGTTGATGACCTCACACCTGAGTGCTTGGGAAGTGCTGGGTTGgtttatgaacacacactg ggagaggagaagtACACATTCATCGAGAAGTGTGGGAACCCTCGCTCAGTCACCCTGCTGGTGAAGGGACCCAacaaacacaccctcacacagATCAAAGATGCTGTAAGGGATGGTTTGCGGGCAGTCAAGAACGCCATTGAAGATG GTAGTGTCGTGTCTGGAGCAGGTGCATTTGAGGTGGCTGTGGCAGATGCTCTGGTAAAACACAAGCCCAATGTGAAAGGCAGAGCCCAGCTGGGAGTCCAGGCATTTGCAGATGCTCTCCTCGTCATCCCTAAG GTTTTGGCCCAGAACTCTGGCTATGACCCACAGGAGACCCTGCTGAAGCTGCAGACGGAGTACAAAGAGTCTGGTCAGCTAGTTGGAGTGGACCTCAGCACAG ggGAGCCCATGGTGGCAGGAGAAGCAGGTGTTTGGGATAATTACAGCGTCAAGAAACAACTTCTCCATTCATG CACGGTGATCGCCAGCAACATCTTATTGGTGGATGAGATCATGCGAGCTGGAATGTCTTCTCtcaaaggttaa
- the cct6a gene encoding T-complex protein 1 subunit zeta isoform X2 gives MAAVKALNPKAEVARAQAALAVNISAARGLQDVLKSNLGPKGTMKMLVSGAGDIKLTKDGNVLLHEMGLHPRIIAEGFEAAKEKALAALEEVKVTREMDRETLINVARTSLRTKVHTELADLLTEAVVDAVLAITKPNEPIDLYMVEIMEMKHKTDCDTQLIRGLVLDHGARHPDMKKRVEDAYVLTCNVSLEYEKTEVNSGFFYKSAEEREKLVAAERKFIEDRVQKIIALKNKVCPNGEKGFVVINQKGIDPFSLDALAKEGIVALRRAKRRNMERLSLACGGIAMNSVDDLTPECLGSAGLVYEHTLGEEKYTFIEKCGNPRSVTLLVKGPNKHTLTQIKDAVRDGLRAVKNAIEDGSVVSGAGAFEVAVADALVKHKPNVKGRAQLGVQAFADALLVIPKVLAQNSGYDPQETLLKLQTEYKESGQLVGVDLSTGEPMVAGEAGVWDNYSVKKQLLHSCTVIASNILLVDEIMRAGMSSLKG, from the exons ATGGCTGCCGTGAAAGCCCTGAACCCAAAAGCAGAGGTGGCCAGGGCTCAGGCCGCCCTGGCGGTTAACATCAGTGCCGCCCGGGGGCTTCAGGATGTGCTGAAAAGTAACCTGGGACCGAAGGGGACCATGAAAAT GCTGGTGTCTGGTGCAGGAGACATAAAGCTGACCAAAGATGGAAACGTCTTGTTACACGAGATG GGTCTTCATCCAAGAATCATTGCAGAGGGCTTTGAGGCGGCAAAAGAGAAAGCCTTGGCTGctctggaggaggtgaaggtgaCGAGGGAAATGGACAGAGAGACCCTCATCAACGTAGCACGCACCTCCCTCAGGACCAAGGTCCACACAGAGCTGGCAGACCTGCTCACTGAG gctgtAGTAGATGCTGTGCTGGCCATCACTAAACCCAATGAGCCTATCGACCTGTACATGGTGGAAATCATGGAGATGAAGCACAAGACCGACTGCGACACACA actGATCAGAGGTTTGGTGTTGGACCATGGTGCCCGACACCCAGACATGAAGAAGAGGGTGGAGGACGCCTACGTGCTGACCTGCAACGTCTCTTTGGAGTATGAAAAGACTGAGGTCAACTCTGGCTTCTTCTACAagagtgcagaggagagggagaagcttgtggctgcagagaggaagtTCATTGAGGATCGCGTGCAGAAGATCATCGCCCTGAAGAACAAAGTCTGTCCCAACGGGGAGAAGGGTTTCGTCGTCATTAACCAGAAG GGTATTGACCCGTTCTCCCTGGATGCTCTTGCTAAGGAAGGCATTGTAGCCCTGCGCAGGGCAAAGAGGAGGAATATGGAGAG GCTCTCCCTCGCTTGCGGTGGCATTGCCATGAATTCAGTTGATGACCTCACACCTGAGTGCTTGGGAAGTGCTGGGTTGgtttatgaacacacactg ggagaggagaagtACACATTCATCGAGAAGTGTGGGAACCCTCGCTCAGTCACCCTGCTGGTGAAGGGACCCAacaaacacaccctcacacagATCAAAGATGCTGTAAGGGATGGTTTGCGGGCAGTCAAGAACGCCATTGAAGATG GTAGTGTCGTGTCTGGAGCAGGTGCATTTGAGGTGGCTGTGGCAGATGCTCTGGTAAAACACAAGCCCAATGTGAAAGGCAGAGCCCAGCTGGGAGTCCAGGCATTTGCAGATGCTCTCCTCGTCATCCCTAAG GTTTTGGCCCAGAACTCTGGCTATGACCCACAGGAGACCCTGCTGAAGCTGCAGACGGAGTACAAAGAGTCTGGTCAGCTAGTTGGAGTGGACCTCAGCACAG ggGAGCCCATGGTGGCAGGAGAAGCAGGTGTTTGGGATAATTACAGCGTCAAGAAACAACTTCTCCATTCATG CACGGTGATCGCCAGCAACATCTTATTGGTGGATGAGATCATGCGAGCTGGAATGTCTTCTCtcaaaggttaa
- the sumf2 gene encoding inactive C-alpha-formylglycine-generating enzyme 2 isoform X2: MLAKTSLSKMNVKTVSWISALFLLAVAADEMLNIPGGKMLMGTSAADGRDGESPTKEVELQPFKMDKYPVTNADFRDFVRAQKYKTEAETFGWSFVFQDFVSEELKSKVTRRIESAPWWLPVERVFWRQPAGPGSGIRERLGFPVVQVSWNDAQAFCQWKGNRLPTEEEWEWAARGGLQGRAYPWGNKFQANRTNLWQGSFPDRDTAEDGYHGISPVTAFPPQNSYGLYDMMGNTWEWTSTPFPAAQPTYVLRGASWIDTVDGSANHRARITTRMGNTPDSASDNLGFRCAASAGQKQEKKKDKTEL, translated from the exons ATGTTAGCTAAAACTAGCTTGTCAAAAATGAACGTAAAAACAGTGTCGTGGatatctgctttgtttttactggCAGTGGCAG cagacGAGATGCTGAATATACCAGGAGGAAAGATGTTAATGGGAACCAGTGCAGCTGATGGGAGAGATGGGGAGTCCCCCACCAAGGAGGTTGAACTGCAGCCATTTAAAATGGACAAGTACCCTGTCACAAATGCCGACTTCAG AGACTTTGTGAGAGCGCAGAAGTACAAAACTGAAGCTGAGACATTTGGTTGGAGTTTTGTGTTTCAAGACTTTGTGTCAGAAGAGCTGAAGAGCAAAGTCACACGGAGAATTGAG TCTGCTCCTTGGTGGTTGCCTGTAGAACGGGTGTTTTGGAGACAG CCTGCAGGACCTGGTTCAGGCATTCGCGAGCGCCTTGGCTTCCCGGTGGTTCAGGTGAGCTGGAATGATGCTCAGGCCTTCTGTCAGTGGAAGGGCAATAGACTCCCCACTGAGGAGGAGTGGGAGTGGGCTGCACGCGGGGGGCTGCAAG GTCGGGCTTATCCGTGGGGAAACAAGTTCCAGGCCAACAGAACCAACCTGTGGCAG GGATCATTTCCAGATAGAGACACTGCAGAGGATGGATACCATGGCATCTCTCCTGTCACTGCCTTTCCTCCTCAGAACAGTTATG GACTGTATGACATGATGGGAAACACATGGGAATGGACATCCACACCCTTTCCAGCAGCACAACCAACGTATGTGCTGCGTGGTGCCTCCTGGATTGACACAGTGGATGGTTCAGCCAATCATAGGGCACGAATCACAACCAG GATGGGCAACACTCCTGACTCTGCCTCTGATAACCTGGGATTCAGGTGTGCTGCCAGCGCTGGacagaaacaagagaagaaaaaggacaaaacagaACTGtag
- the sumf2 gene encoding inactive C-alpha-formylglycine-generating enzyme 2 isoform X1, with translation MLAKTSLSKMNVKTVSWISALFLLAVAAADEMLNIPGGKMLMGTSAADGRDGESPTKEVELQPFKMDKYPVTNADFRDFVRAQKYKTEAETFGWSFVFQDFVSEELKSKVTRRIESAPWWLPVERVFWRQPAGPGSGIRERLGFPVVQVSWNDAQAFCQWKGNRLPTEEEWEWAARGGLQGRAYPWGNKFQANRTNLWQGSFPDRDTAEDGYHGISPVTAFPPQNSYGLYDMMGNTWEWTSTPFPAAQPTYVLRGASWIDTVDGSANHRARITTRMGNTPDSASDNLGFRCAASAGQKQEKKKDKTEL, from the exons ATGTTAGCTAAAACTAGCTTGTCAAAAATGAACGTAAAAACAGTGTCGTGGatatctgctttgtttttactggCAGTGGCAG cagcagacGAGATGCTGAATATACCAGGAGGAAAGATGTTAATGGGAACCAGTGCAGCTGATGGGAGAGATGGGGAGTCCCCCACCAAGGAGGTTGAACTGCAGCCATTTAAAATGGACAAGTACCCTGTCACAAATGCCGACTTCAG AGACTTTGTGAGAGCGCAGAAGTACAAAACTGAAGCTGAGACATTTGGTTGGAGTTTTGTGTTTCAAGACTTTGTGTCAGAAGAGCTGAAGAGCAAAGTCACACGGAGAATTGAG TCTGCTCCTTGGTGGTTGCCTGTAGAACGGGTGTTTTGGAGACAG CCTGCAGGACCTGGTTCAGGCATTCGCGAGCGCCTTGGCTTCCCGGTGGTTCAGGTGAGCTGGAATGATGCTCAGGCCTTCTGTCAGTGGAAGGGCAATAGACTCCCCACTGAGGAGGAGTGGGAGTGGGCTGCACGCGGGGGGCTGCAAG GTCGGGCTTATCCGTGGGGAAACAAGTTCCAGGCCAACAGAACCAACCTGTGGCAG GGATCATTTCCAGATAGAGACACTGCAGAGGATGGATACCATGGCATCTCTCCTGTCACTGCCTTTCCTCCTCAGAACAGTTATG GACTGTATGACATGATGGGAAACACATGGGAATGGACATCCACACCCTTTCCAGCAGCACAACCAACGTATGTGCTGCGTGGTGCCTCCTGGATTGACACAGTGGATGGTTCAGCCAATCATAGGGCACGAATCACAACCAG GATGGGCAACACTCCTGACTCTGCCTCTGATAACCTGGGATTCAGGTGTGCTGCCAGCGCTGGacagaaacaagagaagaaaaaggacaaaacagaACTGtag
- the bicdl2l gene encoding bicaudal-D-related protein 2-like → MYYTNSFSDLNERLRPRVTTSEQLYSSLNRLEDRQSGSLRSQYSSYRPTVLPTEPQPKVSMTTTEPEDPEEDNADLVSDDLQEGTCADLLPLNNSCLIAELNLKDMGEEELLDEDGSASPSEEKDVPGELTSEGTGDSAEEGGCPSQRTYTDGTLPDLIRSGRPLSRRRTLGHVTDTLKEVRREVELSRRRSIKLKAQVDKLQESREGPGWSQHRERVTEEVLSVLRLLHPLTEPESGQPEPSQGVNRLDAALVQLQNVARKLAISQTKQVKSGKGAEDRTILQQALRDRDEAIEKKKAMEAELLRSKTEMMMLNNQLLEAVQKRLELAVELEAWKEDVQLILHQQLQIQQQAEQAQKKPSRLGILRRNNRPPIQRPSNIPLPTPVPPTTNSNQIFITKSSGSAAPTPSTPPTQRNWRDKLRRGKKDQDAAGQESELGGGHSGFHVVSLD, encoded by the exons ATGTACTACACTAACTCTTTCTCAGACCTCAACGAGAGGCTAAGACCTCGAGTCACCACCAGTGAACAGCTCTACTCCTCTCTGAACAGGCTGGAGGACAGGCAGTCGGGCTCGCTCAGGAGCCAATATTCATCTTACCGACCGACGGTTCTGCCAACAGAGCCACAACCAAAAGTCTCAATGACCACAACAGAACCAGAAGATCCGGAGGAAGACAATGCAGATTTGGTGTCTGATGACCTACAAGAAGGAACCTGTGCTGATCTGCTGCCCTTAAACAACTCGTGCCTCATTgctgaattgaatttaaaagaTATGGGTGAAGAGGAGCTGCTTGACGAGGACGGCAGCGCCTCACCGTCTGAGGAGAAAGACGTTCCAGGTGAGCTGACCTCAGAGGGGACAGGCGATTCAGCTGAAGAAGGTGGTTGCCCCTCACAGAGGACCTACACAGATGGCACTTTACCAGACCTGATCAGGAGTGGCAGGCCGCTCAGCAGACGCCGGACACTGGGACATGTCACAGACACG CTTAAAGAAGTGCGCAGAGAAGTAGAGCTGTCTCGGAGACGAAGCATCAAGCTCAAGGCCCAGGTGGACAAGctgcaggagagcagagaaggaCCGGGATGGAgtcagcacagagagagg GTCACAGAGGAGGTCCTGTCCGTTCTGCGGCTGCTGCACCCGCTGACAGAGCCAGAGTCCGGCCAGCCTGAACCCTCTCAAGGGGTAAACCGCCTGGACGCTGCCCTGGTCCAGCTGCAGAATGTGGCCCGCAAACTGGCGATCAGCCAGACCAAACAG GTCAAATCTGGAAAAGGAGCAGAGGACAGAACTATTCTGCAGCAAGCGCTGCGGGACAGAGATGAGGCCATAGAGAA GAAGAAGGCGATGGAGGCCGAGCTGCTGCGGAGTAAAAcagagatgatgatgttgaACAACCAGCTGCTAGAGGCCGTACAGAAACGCCTGGAGCTGGCGGTGGAGCTCGAGGCCTGGAAG GAGGACGTTCAGCTCatcctccaccagcagctgcagattcAGCAGCAGGCGGAGCAGGCCCAGAAGAAGCCCTCCCGCCTGGGCATCCTGAGGAGAAACAACAGACCGCCCATCCAGCGGCCGTCCAACATCCCTTTGCCTACACCCGTCCCTCCTACAACCAACTCAAACCAAATCTTCATAACCAAATCTTCGGGTTCTGCTGCTCCGACTCCCAGCACGCCTCCTACTCAACGCAACTGGAGGGACAAGCTGAGGAGGGGCAAGAAAGACCAGGACGCAGCTGGGCAGGAGTCGGAGTTGGGCGGGGGTCACAGCGGTTTCCATGTCGTGTCACTCGATTGA